In the genome of Opitutia bacterium KCR 482, one region contains:
- a CDS encoding SDR family oxidoreductase: MESQTILAGKTAIITGGSRGIGAAVARKFAARGARVFFTYKSGAEAAERLAAETGATAVCCDQSDSAAIESAFEKIFAETGRIDVLVNNAGITKDSFLALMPERDFLSVLDTNAAGAFRWTKLAAKKMLSQKSGSIIFMSSASGLVGIGGQANYAASKGAMCAFARAVAAELGSKGIRANSICPGFVETDMTAKIPRRLVAEYTDKIALKRFAQAEEIASVALFLASDMSSYITGQSIAVDGGLTACF; the protein is encoded by the coding sequence ATGGAATCGCAGACAATTCTTGCGGGCAAAACCGCGATAATCACCGGCGGCTCGCGCGGGATAGGCGCGGCCGTCGCGCGGAAGTTCGCCGCGCGCGGGGCGCGGGTATTCTTCACCTACAAAAGCGGCGCGGAGGCGGCGGAAAGGCTCGCCGCCGAAACGGGCGCGACGGCGGTTTGCTGCGACCAGTCCGACAGCGCGGCGATTGAGTCGGCTTTCGAAAAAATCTTCGCCGAAACGGGGAGAATAGACGTTCTCGTAAACAATGCGGGCATTACAAAAGACTCGTTCCTTGCCCTCATGCCTGAGCGCGACTTCCTCTCCGTGCTCGACACAAACGCCGCGGGCGCGTTCCGCTGGACGAAGCTTGCGGCGAAAAAAATGCTTTCGCAAAAAAGCGGCTCTATAATTTTCATGTCGAGCGCGTCGGGGCTTGTGGGAATCGGCGGGCAGGCGAACTATGCGGCGAGCAAGGGCGCGATGTGCGCGTTTGCCCGCGCCGTCGCCGCCGAGCTTGGCTCAAAGGGAATCCGCGCAAACTCCATTTGCCCCGGCTTTGTGGAGACCGACATGACCGCGAAAATTCCGCGCAGGCTCGTTGCGGAGTATACCGATAAAATCGCGCTAAAACGCTTTGCTCAGGCGGAGGAAATTGCGTCGGTCGCGCTGTTTCTGGCGTCCGACATGTCGTCGTACATAACGGGGCAGTCGATTGCCGTAGACGGCGGGCTGACCGCGTGCTTCTGA
- a CDS encoding ketoacyl-ACP synthase III, with translation MKAAITAIAYATGSNRVGLDEMRARFGTETADKIAAMSGILERRTVGADTCASDLAENAARMLFGNALASPESIDLLLFATQTPDYAMPSNACIMQDRLGLGKSCAAFDINLGCSQFPYALATAGAWLEASLARRALVITADTATRLIHPMDKSSVSLFGDAAAATIVEKSDDYIDFVFGTNGAGYADLICPTSGMRTPPTPRDFEEYTDADGNVRTNANMKIDGFKIFAFAYKTIPQAVNELLKKNGMGVDDIDLFVFHQAGEMMVSAAADRLKIPPEKVYFKMHDIGNCGGASVPIALADAAINGRLKAGMKVAVCAFGVGLSWGAALLEWSGKFAGAKTSDDYSDSPEKPASQRRADAK, from the coding sequence ATGAAAGCCGCAATAACAGCAATCGCATACGCAACGGGTTCGAACAGGGTCGGGCTTGACGAAATGCGCGCACGCTTCGGGACGGAGACCGCCGACAAAATCGCGGCGATGTCCGGGATTCTCGAACGCCGCACGGTTGGCGCAGACACTTGCGCCTCCGACCTCGCCGAAAACGCCGCGCGAATGCTGTTCGGCAACGCCCTCGCAAGCCCCGAAAGCATAGACCTGCTTCTCTTCGCAACCCAAACGCCCGACTACGCCATGCCGTCGAACGCCTGCATTATGCAGGACAGACTCGGGCTTGGGAAGTCGTGCGCGGCTTTCGACATAAACTTGGGGTGCTCGCAGTTCCCCTACGCGCTGGCGACGGCGGGCGCGTGGCTCGAAGCGTCGCTCGCCCGCAGGGCGCTGGTGATAACCGCCGACACCGCCACGCGGCTAATCCACCCCATGGACAAAAGCTCGGTGTCGCTTTTCGGGGACGCCGCGGCGGCTACAATCGTCGAAAAATCCGACGACTACATCGACTTTGTTTTCGGGACGAACGGCGCGGGCTACGCCGACCTCATCTGCCCGACTTCGGGCATGCGCACCCCCCCCACCCCGCGCGATTTCGAGGAATACACCGACGCCGACGGCAACGTCAGGACGAACGCCAACATGAAAATAGACGGCTTCAAAATTTTCGCGTTCGCCTACAAGACAATCCCGCAGGCGGTGAACGAACTGCTGAAAAAAAACGGAATGGGCGTGGACGACATCGACCTTTTCGTTTTCCATCAGGCGGGCGAAATGATGGTCTCCGCCGCCGCCGACAGGCTGAAAATTCCGCCCGAAAAAGTCTATTTTAAAATGCACGACATCGGCAACTGCGGCGGCGCAAGCGTGCCGATTGCCCTCGCCGACGCCGCGATAAACGGCAGGCTGAAAGCGGGCATGAAAGTCGCCGTCTGCGCGTTCGGAGTGGGGCTTTCGTGGGGCGCGGCGCTGCTCGAATGGAGCGGCAAATTCGCGGGCGCGAAAACTTCGGACGACTATTCCGACTCACCCGAAAAGCCCGCATCGCAACGCCGCGCCGACGCAAAATAA
- a CDS encoding tyrosine-type recombinase/integrase, giving the protein MKHYQLISAETVLRGSGISVLDAARLVRNMLDALSPSAGLTPIQFCNKIIETGKRAAKFADISPATAFEEYAASKSGLRPDSLRDIKYMGARLLKTAPHYAKRNFAELSAGDCRFWLEKAFPTPSQFNKGRAMLHGFFEYAMRREWCGRNPVKLVERKKIREGEISPLSLSETRRLISASGRHENCAAAVGLLVLAGIRPAEVGKLKWRDIDLSENTITVNSLCSKTGGVRQVEICPSLKSILSAYKKRPEQKIRPCGWRRKWRDIRNESGLGKNWVQDVLRHTYASFHAKKYADLPRLQLNMGHRDQNLLRSRYVNMRGLSKSAANSFFGDSFSTLARCGSLFGRA; this is encoded by the coding sequence ATGAAACACTATCAACTCATATCCGCCGAAACCGTCCTGCGCGGTTCGGGAATAAGCGTACTCGACGCCGCAAGGCTTGTCAGAAACATGCTCGACGCGCTCAGCCCGTCAGCCGGGCTTACGCCCATTCAATTCTGCAACAAAATAATAGAGACGGGCAAACGCGCCGCGAAATTTGCCGACATCTCGCCTGCGACGGCGTTTGAAGAGTATGCCGCAAGCAAATCGGGCCTGCGCCCGGACTCCCTGCGCGACATCAAATACATGGGCGCGCGGCTCTTGAAAACCGCGCCGCACTACGCAAAAAGAAACTTTGCGGAGCTTTCCGCTGGCGACTGCCGCTTCTGGCTCGAAAAGGCGTTCCCTACGCCGAGCCAGTTCAACAAGGGCCGCGCAATGCTCCACGGTTTTTTCGAATACGCAATGCGCCGCGAGTGGTGCGGGCGCAACCCCGTAAAGCTTGTGGAGCGCAAAAAAATACGCGAGGGCGAGATTTCGCCGCTGTCGCTTTCGGAGACGCGCAGGCTGATTTCTGCGTCGGGGCGGCACGAAAACTGCGCGGCGGCGGTCGGGCTGCTCGTTCTTGCGGGAATAAGACCGGCGGAGGTCGGCAAGCTGAAATGGCGCGACATAGACCTTTCCGAAAACACAATCACCGTAAATTCGCTCTGCTCGAAAACGGGCGGCGTAAGACAGGTGGAAATCTGCCCATCGCTGAAATCGATACTTTCGGCCTACAAGAAAAGACCCGAACAGAAAATCCGCCCCTGCGGCTGGCGCAGAAAATGGCGCGACATCAGAAACGAGTCTGGACTTGGCAAAAACTGGGTTCAGGACGTGCTAAGGCACACCTACGCAAGCTTCCACGCAAAGAAATACGCCGACCTCCCGCGACTCCAACTCAACATGGGGCACCGCGACCAAAACCTGCTCAGGAGCAGATATGTGAACATGCGCGGGCTGTCGAAATCGGCGGCGAACAGTTTTTTCGGCGATTCTTTCTCGACTTTGGCAAGATGTGGTAGTTTATTCGGCAGAGCATAA
- a CDS encoding right-handed parallel beta-helix repeat-containing protein: protein MGRTIIFAALAALFAGCEDRETQAVADFSNENLAYVGKNASVSPDGKSCAIDTTKIPLESYMRVVEFKNGTLKPDTRYVLKMSVKISDAEDGAHLHTLVRNTAAYRDGTDILKHNTYAYDKQPQTTLKFKTPKNASEYALVFTAYKKLKAEISNIEIVEDAPLGFIPINGNVRYYKLDKSKLPTGSADFEVMRPYNPEGEVVNAERFGIVPNKEISPKLFNKAMDYCRKNKAAKLLLQKNAVYKLVGESSIAVADMENFTFDGNGSTLVFLKKNAPNFWVRGNKRVEIRNVKVDWDWETDPLASVVRVEAINQKEDFVDFKFVDYDKFPAYPNYVRAATLSGWDEKEKSVGLEGVMPFGYDMFAGRNPRPKFKWLNPNTIRFYGKSRQNSLKVGRLFRMQHYYYDMNNMVMWNNKHITISDFTVFSNPGHAFVQHGKQQYTLMERVKIVLPENSGKRAITCTADHYHIASSLGYIKVLDCEFSRGADDCINFHDNSSFGVKKSENSLVARKSYGAVGDTVEFRNSDYSPLGFEAKITGHKKTESGKCEILFDKPLPDSKFGKYVLFNKAFDTRNIVVKNSYFHHNRARGILVLARDVTIENCKFKRNEMGSIKIETGFTENIWCEGFGVDNVLVKNNTFESCNQMGRTRWSYEYDVFIGTYLKSDPSDAQTPYPILKNILFEGNLFKDNYGMAALIGSAQNVVFADNVFANETPRKNPQIYRNGFFIVSSSDVKILDNKFTKSEMTPRLGVWYDKSDTKNIVVSGNKVR, encoded by the coding sequence ATGGGAAGAACAATAATATTTGCGGCACTGGCGGCGTTGTTCGCGGGCTGCGAAGACAGGGAAACGCAGGCGGTCGCCGACTTTTCGAACGAAAATTTGGCGTACGTCGGCAAGAATGCGTCGGTGTCGCCCGACGGAAAATCCTGCGCGATTGACACTACAAAGATTCCGCTGGAATCGTACATGCGCGTGGTCGAATTCAAAAACGGAACGCTCAAACCCGACACGCGCTACGTTCTGAAAATGTCGGTAAAAATCTCCGACGCCGAGGACGGCGCGCACCTGCACACGCTTGTGCGCAACACCGCCGCCTACCGCGACGGCACCGACATCTTGAAGCACAACACATACGCCTACGACAAACAGCCGCAAACGACTCTCAAATTCAAGACGCCCAAGAACGCCTCCGAATACGCGCTGGTCTTTACGGCGTACAAAAAGCTCAAAGCCGAAATTTCAAACATCGAAATTGTCGAAGACGCGCCGCTTGGCTTCATTCCGATAAACGGCAACGTTAGGTACTACAAGCTCGACAAGTCGAAACTGCCGACTGGCTCGGCTGACTTCGAGGTAATGCGCCCCTACAATCCTGAGGGTGAGGTCGTAAACGCCGAACGCTTCGGAATTGTGCCGAACAAAGAAATTTCGCCCAAGCTATTCAACAAGGCGATGGACTACTGCCGAAAAAACAAGGCGGCAAAACTGCTGCTGCAAAAAAACGCGGTCTACAAGCTGGTCGGCGAGAGCTCGATTGCGGTCGCCGACATGGAAAATTTCACGTTCGACGGCAACGGCTCGACGCTGGTTTTCCTCAAAAAGAACGCGCCGAATTTCTGGGTGCGCGGCAACAAACGGGTGGAAATCCGCAACGTGAAAGTTGACTGGGACTGGGAGACCGACCCGCTCGCGAGCGTCGTAAGGGTCGAGGCAATCAATCAAAAGGAGGACTTTGTTGACTTCAAATTCGTAGACTACGACAAATTCCCCGCCTACCCAAACTACGTCCGCGCCGCAACGCTTTCGGGCTGGGACGAAAAGGAGAAATCGGTGGGGCTTGAAGGCGTAATGCCTTTCGGCTACGACATGTTCGCGGGGCGCAACCCGCGCCCGAAGTTCAAATGGCTGAACCCGAACACAATCAGGTTTTACGGGAAGTCGCGCCAAAACTCTCTGAAAGTCGGCAGGCTCTTCCGAATGCAGCACTACTACTACGACATGAACAACATGGTCATGTGGAACAACAAGCACATCACGATTTCCGACTTCACCGTGTTTTCAAACCCCGGGCACGCGTTCGTCCAGCACGGCAAACAGCAGTACACGCTCATGGAGCGCGTGAAAATCGTGCTTCCCGAAAACTCGGGAAAACGCGCAATAACATGCACCGCCGACCACTACCACATCGCGTCGTCGCTCGGCTACATCAAGGTGCTCGACTGCGAATTCTCGCGAGGCGCGGACGACTGCATAAACTTCCACGACAACTCCTCGTTCGGCGTCAAAAAGTCGGAAAATTCGCTCGTCGCCCGCAAGAGCTACGGGGCTGTCGGCGACACTGTCGAATTCCGAAACAGCGACTACTCCCCCCTCGGCTTCGAGGCGAAAATCACGGGGCACAAAAAAACGGAATCCGGCAAGTGCGAAATCCTCTTCGACAAGCCACTGCCCGACTCCAAATTCGGCAAATACGTACTCTTCAACAAAGCATTCGACACGCGCAACATTGTGGTGAAAAACAGCTATTTCCACCACAACCGCGCGCGCGGAATCTTGGTGCTCGCACGCGACGTCACAATCGAAAACTGCAAGTTCAAACGCAACGAAATGGGCTCGATAAAAATCGAGACGGGCTTCACCGAAAACATCTGGTGCGAAGGCTTCGGGGTTGACAACGTGCTCGTGAAAAACAACACGTTCGAATCGTGCAACCAGATGGGAAGAACGAGGTGGTCCTACGAATACGACGTTTTCATCGGAACATACCTCAAAAGCGACCCCTCCGACGCGCAGACACCCTACCCCATTCTAAAAAACATACTCTTCGAGGGCAACCTCTTCAAAGACAACTACGGAATGGCGGCTCTCATAGGCTCGGCGCAAAACGTGGTGTTTGCCGACAACGTGTTCGCCAACGAAACCCCGCGCAAAAATCCGCAAATTTACAGAAACGGATTTTTCATAGTATCGTCATCGGACGTGAAGATTCTCGACAACAAGTTCACGAAGTCGGAAATGACGCCGAGACTCGGCGTGTGGTACGACAAGTCAGACACGAAAAACATCGTGGTAAGCGGCAACAAAGTGCGCTAA
- a CDS encoding glycoside hydrolase family 99-like domain-containing protein — protein sequence MKQNIPNLKRRATAFVSTLSAVLACGLAGCASEQNNQEAQTPAEAQKTEVVCVYYPHWHVYPEGEKWFGKNWTEWEFVKTAIPRFKGHKQPMKPLMGYLDGKSPDDLAKEIELASNSGIDVFLYDWYFYGDGIQTMSESLEQGFLKAPNSGKMKFAIMWCYHDRRNAFRPEYGKPRQMLQPLSRTPQEFLNAVEYCAKNYFTKPNYWHVDGKPYFSIFAAAQFMSDMGGAEKTRELLKKADAVSVKYCGKPVHWSGMVFGRKNFDDYAAAQFDSLSNYNVNPSAIPDFRKYAAKRRWVFEYSQMADAHRLTWDYYANTPMKFIPVATSGWDSSPRCRADVEFPWKKAEYPYGTIATNNTGDKFEALLRDAKAFTEKSQKSPRAVLINGWNEYTEGSFLIPTLRDGDSMLRAVAAVFGRRPADKYVFGDMATRKLCSAPAATFENLSYGTHAKNKLDVWLPKNASAKTPAVIYFHGGGWASGSTVDRRIAEQIPALLSRGVAVVCADYRFIQDAVDSDIFPPVSAPLSDAVLAVEFVKANAAKWNIDASKIGLAGGSAGACSALYAALSGKADVAFVAASVPQTSLDPAQMRSWIPEIKYGASAFGFADFDAWLKNRASVEKYIAQYSPAALVPSAAARKTKTEFFLFYPNEKLDAPHSEKFGENFERICKSNGVSCKVVRGGFDISSCLK from the coding sequence ATGAAACAAAACATTCCCAATCTAAAACGAAGAGCGACCGCATTTGTTTCGACATTGTCCGCCGTGTTGGCGTGCGGATTGGCTGGCTGCGCGTCGGAACAGAACAATCAGGAAGCCCAAACGCCTGCGGAGGCGCAAAAAACCGAGGTTGTTTGCGTTTATTATCCGCACTGGCACGTTTATCCCGAAGGCGAAAAGTGGTTCGGCAAGAACTGGACCGAATGGGAATTTGTCAAGACCGCAATCCCGCGCTTCAAGGGGCACAAGCAGCCGATGAAGCCGCTGATGGGCTATTTGGACGGAAAGTCGCCCGACGACCTCGCAAAGGAAATCGAGCTTGCCTCGAACAGCGGCATCGACGTGTTTTTGTACGACTGGTACTTCTACGGCGACGGCATTCAGACGATGTCGGAGTCGCTCGAACAGGGCTTCCTGAAAGCTCCCAACAGCGGCAAAATGAAGTTCGCCATCATGTGGTGCTACCACGACCGCCGCAATGCCTTCCGCCCCGAATACGGCAAGCCGCGCCAGATGTTGCAGCCGCTCTCGCGCACTCCGCAAGAGTTCCTGAACGCCGTTGAATACTGCGCGAAAAACTATTTCACAAAGCCCAACTATTGGCATGTAGACGGCAAGCCGTATTTTTCGATTTTTGCGGCGGCGCAATTCATGTCCGACATGGGCGGCGCGGAAAAAACGCGCGAGCTTCTGAAAAAAGCCGACGCCGTTTCCGTAAAATATTGCGGCAAGCCAGTGCACTGGTCGGGAATGGTCTTCGGCAGAAAGAATTTCGACGACTACGCGGCGGCGCAGTTCGATTCGCTCAGCAACTACAACGTCAATCCGAGCGCGATTCCCGATTTCAGAAAGTACGCCGCAAAACGCCGGTGGGTCTTCGAATATTCGCAGATGGCGGACGCCCACAGGCTCACTTGGGACTACTACGCGAACACCCCGATGAAATTTATCCCCGTTGCGACAAGCGGCTGGGACAGCTCGCCGCGCTGCCGCGCCGATGTCGAATTTCCGTGGAAAAAGGCGGAATACCCGTACGGGACAATCGCGACGAACAATACGGGAGACAAGTTCGAAGCGCTTTTGCGCGACGCCAAAGCCTTTACCGAAAAGTCGCAAAAATCGCCCCGCGCCGTTTTGATTAACGGCTGGAACGAATACACCGAAGGCTCGTTCCTGATTCCCACACTGCGCGACGGCGACTCAATGCTCCGCGCCGTCGCCGCGGTTTTCGGACGCCGCCCCGCCGACAAATACGTTTTCGGCGACATGGCGACCCGAAAGCTCTGTTCCGCGCCCGCCGCCACGTTTGAAAACCTCTCCTACGGAACGCACGCAAAGAACAAGCTCGACGTGTGGCTGCCCAAAAACGCGTCGGCAAAAACGCCCGCAGTTATCTACTTCCACGGCGGCGGCTGGGCTTCAGGCTCGACGGTTGACCGCAGGATTGCGGAGCAAATTCCCGCGCTGCTCTCGCGCGGCGTAGCCGTTGTTTGCGCCGACTACCGCTTCATTCAGGACGCCGTAGATTCCGACATTTTCCCGCCCGTTTCCGCGCCGCTTTCCGACGCCGTTTTGGCTGTCGAATTTGTCAAGGCAAACGCCGCAAAGTGGAACATCGACGCTTCTAAAATCGGCTTGGCGGGCGGCTCTGCGGGCGCGTGCTCCGCGCTGTACGCCGCGCTTTCGGGCAAGGCGGACGTAGCGTTCGTGGCGGCGTCTGTTCCGCAGACTTCGCTCGACCCCGCGCAAATGCGCTCGTGGATTCCCGAAATCAAATACGGAGCGTCCGCGTTCGGTTTTGCCGACTTCGACGCTTGGCTCAAAAACCGCGCCTCCGTCGAAAAATACATAGCGCAGTATTCGCCTGCGGCTCTCGTGCCGAGTGCCGCCGCCCGCAAGACAAAGACGGAGTTCTTCCTCTTCTACCCGAACGAAAAGCTCGACGCGCCGCATTCTGAAAAGTTCGGCGAAAACTTCGAAAGAATCTGCAAATCAAACGGCGTGTCATGCAAAGTCGTTCGCGGAGGGTTCGACATTTCCTCCTGCCTGAAATAG
- a CDS encoding L-fucose/L-arabinose isomerase family protein yields the protein MKKLIALILLFASVAATAAEANKIIPRRKPLTANVGIVGVGLDTYWKQFDGLRDVMIDKLATFKGKVDKNGVKTFDFGLVDNAAEARKALEKMRAADLDILFVDMVTYATSSTFMPIARELKIPIVLVALQPADAMPYKKATTFIQLCNDDICAVPEFTDVAIRLGNPVADVIIGKRNGDERADKEIAKWCNVAKVLHDLRRARIGLMGHALENMYDMQADPTAVARTFGCHVALCEPDEILKHFLEEDAPAVEAMKKRILSFFDTPNPVSDPITTKLTDADLDTAARAAVALEKFAAERNLDGFAYYYEALPNTEMRRLVTNFIVGNSLLTAAGFPMCGEFDLKNCIAMMIMDRLDIGGSFAEFHPVDFARDTILVGHDGPHHINIADGKPVLRSLKKYHGKPGAGAGVEFKIKEGPITLLSIGVKADGSFKFVVAEGESTAGDVPPTGNTNTHGKFKPDVRTFLRNWCMEGPTHHFALGIGHHADEISKVAKSLGIECVVVTDQYK from the coding sequence ATGAAAAAACTGATAGCACTGATTCTTCTGTTCGCCTCGGTTGCGGCTACGGCGGCGGAAGCCAACAAAATAATTCCGCGTCGCAAGCCCCTTACCGCAAATGTCGGCATTGTCGGCGTCGGGCTTGACACCTACTGGAAGCAGTTTGACGGTCTGCGCGACGTGATGATTGACAAGCTTGCGACTTTCAAGGGAAAGGTCGATAAAAACGGCGTCAAGACCTTCGACTTCGGGCTGGTAGACAACGCCGCCGAAGCCCGCAAGGCTCTCGAAAAAATGCGCGCCGCCGACTTGGACATTCTCTTTGTCGATATGGTAACCTACGCGACGTCGTCAACATTCATGCCGATTGCCCGCGAGCTGAAAATCCCGATTGTGCTCGTCGCGCTCCAGCCCGCCGACGCAATGCCCTACAAAAAGGCGACGACCTTCATTCAGCTCTGCAACGACGACATCTGCGCCGTGCCCGAATTTACCGACGTCGCAATCCGCCTCGGCAATCCCGTAGCCGACGTAATCATCGGCAAGCGCAACGGCGACGAACGCGCCGACAAGGAAATCGCCAAGTGGTGCAACGTGGCAAAAGTTTTGCACGACCTGCGCCGCGCGAGAATCGGCTTGATGGGGCACGCCCTCGAAAACATGTACGACATGCAGGCAGACCCGACCGCCGTCGCCCGCACCTTCGGCTGCCACGTCGCGCTTTGCGAGCCTGACGAAATCCTCAAACACTTCCTCGAAGAGGACGCCCCCGCAGTCGAAGCCATGAAAAAGCGCATACTCTCGTTCTTCGACACCCCGAACCCCGTCTCCGACCCGATTACGACAAAGCTCACCGACGCCGACCTCGACACCGCAGCGCGCGCGGCAGTCGCCCTCGAAAAGTTCGCCGCCGAGCGCAATCTCGACGGCTTCGCCTACTACTACGAAGCCCTGCCGAACACTGAAATGCGCCGCTTGGTGACGAACTTCATCGTCGGCAATTCGCTTCTTACCGCCGCGGGATTCCCGATGTGCGGCGAATTCGACCTTAAAAACTGCATCGCGATGATGATTATGGACCGCCTCGACATCGGCGGCAGCTTCGCGGAGTTCCACCCCGTCGATTTCGCCCGCGACACCATTTTGGTCGGGCACGACGGCCCCCACCACATCAACATCGCCGACGGCAAGCCCGTTTTGCGCTCGCTCAAAAAATACCACGGCAAACCCGGCGCAGGTGCGGGCGTGGAATTCAAAATCAAGGAAGGCCCTATAACCCTGCTTTCAATCGGCGTCAAGGCCGACGGCTCGTTCAAGTTCGTCGTCGCCGAGGGCGAATCGACGGCGGGCGACGTGCCGCCGACGGGCAACACAAACACCCACGGCAAATTCAAGCCCGACGTGCGCACATTCCTGCGCAACTGGTGCATGGAAGGCCCGACGCACCACTTTGCGCTCGGCATCGGACACCACGCCGACGAAATCTCGAAAGTCGCGAAGTCGCTCGGCATCGAATGCGTTGTCGTGACCGACCAGTACAAATAA
- a CDS encoding helix-turn-helix domain-containing protein, with product MKQKITPHEKYIWQIFDDNQLRLLPKGNKVSYFSNNSSTRYMPSNLINSGTHTITVPENLPTDILAKRGIVSGGFAEHTKGYYHSRKNKKFTDVLCVVRGVLSVKYDGKKYKLRKGECLVIPPNRLCDSYIEVPKSNLFWMHFKNNAYWNGIFGSEILIKPLARFDDIHSVMHVYLNEVYGKHRSMLILESLADTLAELIKNEFAANCRSTKKEIEDKLAEMLTEVERNPEADWKSAEVARRFCISIKQLDEFCLTYAAQTFSKFVLKTRMKIAKEILKSDSLTLEEIAKRVGYGTPYSFSRVFKSYYGVSPRHFNGA from the coding sequence ATGAAACAGAAAATCACACCGCACGAAAAATACATTTGGCAGATTTTTGACGACAACCAGCTGCGTCTCCTGCCCAAGGGCAACAAGGTAAGCTATTTCTCAAACAATAGCAGTACCCGATACATGCCGTCGAACCTCATCAACAGCGGTACGCACACAATCACCGTCCCCGAAAACCTCCCGACCGACATCTTGGCGAAGCGCGGCATTGTCTCAGGCGGTTTTGCCGAGCACACAAAGGGCTACTACCACTCGCGCAAAAACAAAAAATTTACCGACGTGCTGTGCGTCGTGCGCGGCGTGCTGTCGGTCAAATACGACGGCAAAAAGTACAAGCTCCGCAAGGGCGAGTGTCTCGTAATTCCGCCGAACAGGCTTTGCGACTCATACATCGAAGTTCCAAAGTCCAACCTCTTTTGGATGCACTTCAAAAACAACGCCTACTGGAACGGCATTTTCGGCAGCGAAATTTTGATAAAGCCGCTCGCGCGTTTCGACGACATTCACTCGGTCATGCACGTCTATCTCAACGAAGTCTACGGCAAGCACCGCTCGATGCTGATTCTCGAATCTCTTGCCGACACGCTCGCGGAGCTTATAAAGAACGAGTTTGCGGCGAACTGCCGCTCGACGAAAAAGGAAATCGAGGACAAGCTTGCGGAAATGCTCACGGAAGTTGAGCGGAATCCAGAGGCGGATTGGAAGTCGGCGGAGGTTGCGAGGCGGTTTTGCATTTCGATAAAACAGCTTGACGAATTTTGTCTCACTTATGCGGCGCAGACGTTTTCCAAGTTCGTGTTGAAAACAAGAATGAAGATTGCAAAGGAAATTTTGAAGTCTGATTCGCTGACTTTGGAGGAGATTGCGAAAAGAGTGGGGTATGGGACGCCGTATTCGTTCTCGCGCGTCTTCAAAAGCTACTATGGAGTGTCGCCCCGCCATTTTAACGGCGCGTGA